Part of the Aquimarina sp. MAR_2010_214 genome is shown below.
ATCCACAGTTGTTGCTCCAATCCCTCTGGCTGGATAATTGATTACTCGCTTTAAAGCCTCCTCATCTTTAGGGTTAATCACTAACCGTAAATATGCTAATACATCTTTAATTTCCTTTCTTTGATAAAAGGAAAGTCCACCATAAATCCTATATTTTATGTCTCGTTTGCGCAATGCATCTTCTATAGCTCTGGATTGTGCATTAGTTCTATACAATACTGCAAAATTTCCATTACTCAATTGATGTTGCATCTGATTTTCAAAAATAGAACTCGCCACATACCTCCCTTCATCTCCATCAGTCAATAATCGATTTACAATTATCTTTGGTCCATCATCATTTGCTGTCCAAACTACTTTATCAAGTTTGGTTTTATTTTTATCTATAATAGAGTTTGCAGCTTCTACAATATTTTTAGTAGATCTATAATTTTGCTCTAATCGATATTGTTGTACATTATCATAATCTCTTTGGAAATTAAGAATATTATTAATGTTCGCTCCACGGAAAGCATAAATACTCTGTGCATCATCTCCTACCACGCAAATATTCTGAAATTTATCTGATAATGCTCGTACAATAAGATATTGACTATGATTCGTATCCTGGTACTCATCTACCAGGATATATCTAAATCGGTTTTGATATTTAGCAAGCACTTCAGGGAAACGATTCAGTAACTCATTAGTTTTTAATAGAAGGTCATCAAAATCCATTGCTCCAGCCTTAAAACAACGATCAACATAATGTTGATAAATCTCTCCCATTCTAGGGCGCTTTGCCATGGCATCTGCTTCTACTAGTTCTGCATTCTGAAAATATGCTTTTACGGTGATCAGACTGTTTTTATAAGAGGAAATACGAGAATATACCTGTTTATATTTATAAATATCTTTATCGAGTCCCAGTTCTTTGATTATAGAAGCTATTAATCGTTGGGAATCCTGAGTATCATAAATTGTGAAATTAGACGGGTAACCTAATTTATCTGCTTCAAACCTTAATATTTTGGCAAATATTGAGTGAAACGTACCCATCCATAGATTTTTAGCCTCACTTGGACCAACAATACTCGCGATACGTTTTTTCATTTCGCGAGCCGCTTTATTGGTAAATGTTAAGGATAGTATATTAAATGAATCTACACCCTTATGCATCAAATAAGCAATACGATATGTAAGTACTCTTGTTTTACCCGAGCCAGCACCCGCAATAACAATCATGGGCCCATCTATTTGAAGTACAGGCGCTCGTTGTGCATCATTTAATTCTGCTAAATATTCTTCCAAAGTAACATTATATTTAAAGGCGAAATTTAAGGAAAGAACTACGGTTATGGAAACGTACTTTATGTTTTTTGTAAACA
Proteins encoded:
- a CDS encoding ATP-dependent helicase; translated protein: MEEYLAELNDAQRAPVLQIDGPMIVIAGAGSGKTRVLTYRIAYLMHKGVDSFNILSLTFTNKAAREMKKRIASIVGPSEAKNLWMGTFHSIFAKILRFEADKLGYPSNFTIYDTQDSQRLIASIIKELGLDKDIYKYKQVYSRISSYKNSLITVKAYFQNAELVEADAMAKRPRMGEIYQHYVDRCFKAGAMDFDDLLLKTNELLNRFPEVLAKYQNRFRYILVDEYQDTNHSQYLIVRALSDKFQNICVVGDDAQSIYAFRGANINNILNFQRDYDNVQQYRLEQNYRSTKNIVEAANSIIDKNKTKLDKVVWTANDDGPKIIVNRLLTDGDEGRYVASSIFENQMQHQLSNGNFAVLYRTNAQSRAIEDALRKRDIKYRIYGGLSFYQRKEIKDVLAYLRLVINPKDEEALKRVINYPARGIGATTVDKLIVAANHYDRSIFEVIENLDRINLKINSGTKTRLENFITMIKSFQITNETSDAFVLAEMVAKKTGLLQELKKDGTPEGIARIENIEELLNGIRDFVEGQKEVADVRGSLAEFLEDVALATDLDQDTGDDDRVALMTIHLAKGLEFPYVYIVGMEEDLFPSGMSMNTRSELEEERRLFYVALTRAEKQAYLTYTQSRYRWGKLVDAEPSRFIEEIDEQFLEYITPIESYRYKPLIDSDIFGEVDKSKLRLKKPVSGAPPLAHKPTEEQLRKLRKLRPTSNDTSDISSNTNLFDEELIPGTAVEHMRFGRGKIIKIEGVGQDKKAEIHFEKGGIKKLLLRFAKLKVL